The following coding sequences lie in one Amycolatopsis cihanbeyliensis genomic window:
- a CDS encoding class I SAM-dependent methyltransferase, which produces MMGVSQLWAAYRAGAAHDDVAAMATTAQERFYTGLVAQAQDARAAAVEHITAASRQEPARVVFAECAHYLAGLGSAGAADTAEVYISPEAFSAFGRGGGNVELYRRTHEALTARYRELRPAALLDIGTGEGLGLLPSLTGDVGRVDVVEPSGPRLAVTAKALAERDIEHRTFEETMATFMAQVGAGERWDLAQETFAMLSLPSAERPATLRWLRERASRLVLVEFDVPRAEHALHPDWFDYVVTRYEAGMAEYPEPHNLVRQGFLAPVLLGTLRPDEDKVHHEQTAADWCRDLIEAGFTPEGEPRKVADFWWGEAYLIEGC; this is translated from the coding sequence ATGATGGGGGTTTCTCAACTGTGGGCCGCCTACCGGGCAGGTGCGGCGCACGACGACGTGGCCGCCATGGCGACCACGGCACAGGAACGCTTCTACACCGGGCTGGTGGCGCAGGCGCAGGACGCGCGCGCGGCGGCCGTCGAGCACATCACCGCCGCGTCGCGACAGGAGCCCGCCCGCGTCGTGTTCGCCGAGTGTGCGCACTACCTTGCCGGGCTGGGCTCAGCGGGAGCCGCGGATACCGCCGAGGTATACATCTCGCCGGAGGCGTTCTCCGCGTTCGGCAGGGGCGGCGGCAACGTGGAGCTGTACCGACGTACGCACGAGGCACTCACCGCCCGCTACCGCGAACTACGGCCCGCCGCGCTGCTCGACATCGGCACCGGTGAGGGTCTCGGCCTGCTGCCGTCGCTGACCGGGGACGTCGGCAGGGTGGACGTCGTGGAACCGTCCGGGCCGCGGCTCGCCGTGACGGCCAAGGCACTCGCCGAGCGCGACATCGAGCACCGGACGTTCGAGGAAACCATGGCCACCTTCATGGCGCAGGTGGGCGCGGGTGAGCGCTGGGACCTCGCGCAGGAGACCTTCGCGATGCTGTCGTTGCCTTCGGCGGAGCGACCGGCCACGTTGCGTTGGTTGCGCGAGCGGGCGAGCAGGCTTGTCCTCGTCGAGTTCGACGTCCCGCGCGCCGAGCACGCGCTGCACCCGGACTGGTTCGACTACGTGGTTACCCGGTACGAAGCCGGGATGGCCGAGTATCCGGAGCCACACAACTTGGTGCGGCAGGGTTTCCTCGCCCCGGTGCTGCTCGGCACGCTGCGCCCGGACGAGGACAAGGTGCACCACGAGCAGACCGCGGCCGACTGGTGCCGCGATCTCATCGAGGCCGGGTTCACCCCGGAGGGTGAGCCGCGCAAGGTTGCCGACTTCTGGTGGGGCGAGGCATACCTCATCGAAGGGTGTTAG
- a CDS encoding cytidine deaminase, whose amino-acid sequence MDTVYNADTVDWEGLRVSAVEIATRAYAPYSGLHVGAAGLTSAGTIVLGCNVENSSYGLSLCAECTMAGQLRLSGGARLVAVACRSGEGELLMPCGRCRQILLELGGPDCLVDTPNGSRPMRTVFPEPFLL is encoded by the coding sequence ATGGACACTGTGTACAACGCGGACACAGTGGACTGGGAGGGGTTGCGGGTCAGCGCGGTGGAGATCGCGACGAGGGCCTACGCGCCGTACTCGGGGTTGCACGTCGGGGCGGCCGGGCTCACCTCCGCAGGCACGATCGTGCTCGGCTGCAATGTGGAGAACAGCTCGTACGGGCTGTCCCTGTGCGCCGAGTGCACGATGGCGGGCCAGCTACGCCTTTCCGGGGGTGCGCGGCTGGTGGCCGTCGCGTGCCGCAGCGGGGAGGGCGAGCTGCTGATGCCGTGTGGCCGTTGCCGCCAGATCCTGCTGGAGCTCGGTGGCCCGGACTGCTTGGTGGACACCCCGAACGGTAGCCGCCCGATGCGGACGGTCTTCCCGGAGCCCTTCCTGCTGTGA
- a CDS encoding MFS transporter, translated as MSTTAGHYGLDRERTDWLTVILLFVAGIGAAMHFAKVPAALPLISAELGFSPVVGGLAVSLVAVLGMLLGVASGTLVDAWGRRKLLLFALVVGALTSALIPLLPTSGAFLGLRLVEGISHLVIVVAAPSLMGVLAKPSDRTVVMTLWGSFFAVGFAVTDAVAPALLDGGGWSTLFWAHAGLLLLTAVLVAPRLSRLARQQTLEPPPTTTDVRALLRTLVTDHKVLYRNLPIVLAASGFGLHCLLFNAYLTYVREVLLDRGALDGGGVGPWMALLALLSIGSTIIIGGILLRLGVSPFTTLVVCFAGEALAGAALFTGVLGTASLLPASIVLFLFDGCVQGATFATIPLVATDRMAALAHGAFAQTGNIGSFLGPPVFAAAAVAGGWTAGAVPTVLGCVAGIACTILAARMARRDTAPATNTLR; from the coding sequence GTGAGCACGACCGCAGGCCACTACGGCCTTGACCGCGAGCGCACCGACTGGCTGACAGTGATCCTGCTGTTCGTGGCAGGCATCGGTGCGGCGATGCACTTCGCCAAGGTGCCTGCCGCGCTGCCACTCATTTCCGCCGAACTCGGGTTTTCCCCTGTGGTCGGCGGGCTCGCGGTGTCACTGGTCGCGGTGCTCGGGATGCTCCTTGGTGTCGCGTCGGGCACGCTGGTGGACGCCTGGGGCCGGCGCAAGTTGTTGCTGTTCGCACTCGTCGTCGGTGCGCTGACCTCCGCGTTGATACCGCTGTTGCCGACATCCGGCGCGTTCCTCGGCCTACGGCTCGTCGAGGGCATCTCGCACCTGGTGATCGTCGTGGCGGCGCCGAGCCTGATGGGGGTACTCGCCAAACCTTCCGACCGCACGGTGGTGATGACGCTGTGGGGCAGCTTCTTCGCGGTGGGCTTCGCGGTGACCGACGCCGTGGCCCCCGCGCTGCTGGACGGCGGGGGCTGGTCGACCTTGTTCTGGGCGCACGCCGGCCTCCTGCTACTCACTGCCGTGCTGGTGGCGCCGAGGCTGAGCCGGTTGGCGCGGCAGCAGACCCTGGAGCCGCCGCCTACCACCACCGACGTCCGCGCACTGCTGCGCACGCTGGTGACCGACCACAAGGTGCTGTACCGCAACCTGCCGATCGTGCTGGCCGCGTCCGGCTTCGGGCTGCACTGCCTGCTGTTCAATGCCTACCTGACCTACGTGCGGGAGGTGCTGCTCGACCGGGGGGCGCTGGACGGGGGCGGGGTAGGTCCGTGGATGGCGCTGCTGGCGCTGCTGTCCATCGGCAGCACCATCATTATTGGTGGCATCCTGCTTCGGCTCGGCGTCTCGCCGTTCACCACGCTTGTGGTGTGCTTCGCGGGCGAGGCGCTGGCGGGTGCGGCGCTGTTCACCGGCGTGCTCGGCACGGCCAGCCTACTGCCGGCCAGCATCGTGCTGTTCCTCTTCGACGGCTGCGTTCAAGGCGCGACCTTCGCCACGATCCCGCTGGTGGCCACCGACCGGATGGCGGCGCTGGCACACGGCGCGTTCGCCCAGACCGGCAACATCGGCAGCTTCCTCGGCCCGCCGGTGTTCGCTGCGGCCGCGGTGGCCGGTGGCTGGACAGCAGGGGCGGTGCCGACGGTGCTCGGCTGCGTGGCAGGTATCGCGTGCACCATCCTGGCGGCCAGGATGGCGCGGCGCGACACCGCACCGGCGACTAACACCCTTCGATGA
- a CDS encoding M24 family metallopeptidase, which translates to MSTTENSISLRHPKAVESLNRGRKIVADAFRDTLHALCHRDDVTEIEFRDRWHRGISESEEMTWDGWYTPPLMGMSVLFATAADPSRVNFRTFRDKNSFVSARTLDPDNGIVLGYASNVHRRTGLPGDFATTVYLGREPRVRDHFARAREACREMISAVSSGSTAGDLHAAALDALARRGLSGTTHSDTDPDGHNVGHSLPRLPVGPLGRTLRPEQIDKLRHDRLFVRRGGEWGLASVEQFTVEPQVVSPEDPTLPKIMLHYVLNARRTVTVCDACEDPLRDLDLA; encoded by the coding sequence GTGTCCACCACGGAAAATAGTATCTCATTACGACACCCGAAAGCCGTCGAATCCTTGAATCGGGGGCGAAAGATCGTCGCGGACGCGTTCAGGGACACCTTGCACGCCTTATGTCACCGTGACGATGTCACCGAGATAGAATTCAGAGACCGCTGGCACCGGGGAATTTCTGAATCCGAGGAAATGACCTGGGACGGCTGGTACACCCCACCGTTGATGGGCATGTCCGTATTGTTCGCCACCGCAGCCGACCCGTCCAGGGTGAACTTCCGAACTTTCCGGGACAAGAATAGTTTCGTCTCGGCCAGAACGCTCGACCCGGACAACGGAATCGTGCTCGGCTATGCCTCCAACGTACACCGCAGGACCGGCCTGCCCGGGGACTTCGCCACCACCGTCTACCTCGGTCGCGAGCCTCGTGTGCGCGACCACTTCGCCCGCGCCCGCGAGGCATGCCGGGAGATGATCTCCGCCGTGAGTTCCGGCAGCACGGCTGGTGACCTGCACGCCGCGGCGCTGGACGCGCTGGCCAGGCGCGGGCTCAGCGGTACCACTCACAGTGACACCGACCCGGACGGGCACAACGTCGGCCACTCCCTGCCTCGGCTACCGGTCGGCCCACTCGGCCGCACCCTGCGCCCCGAGCAGATCGACAAGCTGCGGCACGACCGGCTGTTCGTCCGGAGGGGCGGGGAGTGGGGCCTGGCCTCGGTCGAGCAGTTCACCGTGGAGCCACAGGTGGTTTCCCCCGAAGACCCGACCTTGCCCAAGATCATGCTGCATTATGTGCTGAATGCACGGCGAACTGTGACCGTCTGTGACGCATGCGAGGATCCACTACGGGATCTCGACCTTGCCTGA
- a CDS encoding ABC transporter permease produces the protein MSAMIAPPASSPETMPPEPRRRMPGWLRGVLWAVVAIAVLSTTSYLTGVDVLTSTNTANTALRLALPILLAALGGLWAERAGVINIGLEGMMILGTWGAAWGAYYGGVWAGLLAAIAFGALGGLLHALATVTFGVNHIVSGVAINLLGLGVTKYLAKLVFEPLSGNPKQSPPVPKFDTYSATFLSDWLGDLEEMQRAGISDVAGLLRGLITQVSPLAMIALLLVLLSYLVLWRTRFGLRLRSCGESPVAAESLGVNVYLHKYAALAVSGGLAGMGGASLVLLPGGADYLENQTNGRGFIGLAAMIFGNWRPGGLLGGAALFGYADGLQLSGGGEAVLALLYGAVLLLAVIVVVQLLRRRWIAAALGVVGAGILYYIYWSNDELPSDLIPYSAHFVTLIVLAVAAQRLRPPKSIGRQYRRGEGD, from the coding sequence ATGAGTGCGATGATCGCGCCCCCCGCGAGTTCGCCGGAGACGATGCCGCCCGAGCCCCGGCGGCGGATGCCGGGCTGGCTGCGGGGCGTGCTGTGGGCGGTTGTGGCGATCGCCGTGCTGTCCACCACGTCTTACCTGACCGGGGTGGACGTGCTCACGTCCACCAACACGGCGAACACCGCGCTGCGGCTCGCGCTGCCGATCCTGCTGGCCGCGCTCGGCGGGCTGTGGGCCGAACGCGCCGGCGTGATCAACATCGGGCTCGAGGGCATGATGATCCTCGGCACGTGGGGCGCGGCGTGGGGCGCCTACTACGGCGGCGTGTGGGCCGGGTTGCTCGCGGCGATCGCGTTCGGCGCGCTGGGTGGACTGCTGCACGCGCTGGCGACGGTGACGTTCGGGGTCAACCATATCGTCTCCGGTGTCGCGATCAACCTGCTCGGCCTCGGCGTGACGAAGTACCTGGCCAAGCTGGTGTTCGAGCCGCTGTCGGGCAACCCGAAGCAGTCGCCGCCGGTGCCGAAGTTCGACACCTACTCGGCGACCTTCCTCTCCGACTGGCTCGGCGACCTCGAGGAGATGCAGCGGGCAGGGATCTCCGATGTGGCCGGGTTGCTGCGCGGGCTGATCACCCAGGTCTCCCCGCTGGCGATGATCGCGCTGCTGTTGGTCCTCCTCAGCTACCTCGTGCTCTGGCGCACCCGGTTCGGCCTGCGGCTGCGTTCCTGCGGGGAGAGCCCGGTGGCGGCCGAGTCCCTCGGGGTGAACGTCTACCTGCACAAGTACGCCGCGCTGGCGGTGTCCGGTGGGCTGGCCGGGATGGGTGGTGCCTCGCTGGTGCTGCTGCCCGGCGGGGCCGACTACCTGGAGAACCAAACGAACGGCCGCGGGTTCATCGGCCTGGCCGCGATGATCTTCGGCAACTGGCGGCCCGGTGGGCTGCTCGGCGGCGCCGCGCTGTTCGGCTACGCCGACGGCCTGCAACTCTCCGGGGGCGGCGAGGCGGTGCTCGCCCTGCTCTACGGCGCGGTGCTGCTGCTGGCGGTGATCGTGGTGGTGCAGTTGTTGCGGCGGCGGTGGATCGCGGCGGCGCTCGGGGTGGTCGGGGCCGGGATCCTGTATTACATCTACTGGTCCAACGACGAACTGCCGAGCGACCTGATCCCGTACTCGGCGCACTTCGTCACGCTGATCGTGCTTGCCGTCGCGGCGCAACGGCTGCGCCCACCGAAGTCGATCGGCCGGCAGTACCGTCGCGGAGAGGGCGACTGA
- a CDS encoding HAD family hydrolase has product MINNDRALPDRARLFIFDMDGTLLPDTTGLLAVASALDTVDEVRELERQFADGTLSTVDFSRAVHRLWGVVPDDVARRAFDSCAKLEKIREVTERIANDGGISCLITMSQDFFADHFHEFGFDHVFASPYPRTAEAITAGVPESDILTPESKPLIADALCTKHGLRFADTVAFGDSGSDLPLFEQLRHTVAVNGNQRITELSSTSYRGNSLLGAYEAALEMIALCRQAS; this is encoded by the coding sequence TTGATCAACAATGATCGAGCGCTGCCGGACCGCGCTCGCCTTTTCATTTTCGACATGGACGGAACACTGCTTCCCGATACTACGGGCCTGCTTGCCGTCGCCTCCGCACTGGACACGGTCGACGAGGTAAGGGAACTCGAACGACAATTCGCGGACGGCACGCTGAGCACCGTCGATTTCTCTCGCGCTGTGCACCGACTCTGGGGCGTCGTACCCGACGACGTCGCCCGCCGCGCCTTCGATTCCTGCGCGAAACTGGAGAAGATTCGCGAGGTCACCGAGCGCATCGCGAACGACGGAGGTATCTCCTGCCTGATTACCATGTCGCAGGACTTCTTCGCCGATCATTTCCACGAGTTCGGCTTCGACCACGTCTTTGCCAGCCCCTACCCGAGGACGGCCGAGGCCATCACGGCGGGCGTGCCGGAGTCCGACATCCTCACCCCAGAGTCGAAGCCGTTAATCGCGGACGCGCTCTGCACGAAGCATGGCCTGCGATTCGCCGACACCGTAGCCTTCGGTGACTCGGGAAGCGATCTACCACTATTCGAGCAACTCCGGCACACCGTCGCAGTGAACGGCAACCAGCGCATCACCGAACTGAGCTCGACGAGCTACCGGGGAAATTCTCTGCTGGGCGCATACGAGGCAGCCCTTGAAATGATTGCGCTATGCCGACAGGCATCATAA